A genomic window from Glycine max cultivar Williams 82 chromosome 17, Glycine_max_v4.0, whole genome shotgun sequence includes:
- the LOC100790179 gene encoding GRIP and coiled-coil domain-containing protein 2 isoform X5 yields MKKSYQSTDAVIDGQKQLPLSEVGESDQYLSGIALDKTRVEEASHEAEQLGKSIELLSSHELPRGTNEFDPARPLDVSYVYDANSINLLQLGEIIKGLNEEECRFLLEARGAVSDLNPLASSSVLSDNDISEAFQSLKEELFIANLMKNIFNTQLAEQLEFDDQRRQLVDEISQLRASHNQVNEKNQQLTEELANCRVELHDISSKNVELQNQFNAAMAEVEALSARVVDLQNSFDVSQKDSLELSTELADCRDLISSLQVEKKDMNETLDLTIAEKNELVEEKEFHLCESKNLATELADFKRLMEGVKVENSNLIDRISLVTEERNKIEAEIEHLRHEIDRLSLDLVENKDFVASLQSENSNLNGNLALSADKIKNLEDENQRLSSQIIVLNEQLSTEKGEQMRFEGDLKEAAERLEQISKENVFLNDTLNRHKAKIEEIGKERSQLVSQSRDLGNQVHVAREHEIAIIEDSLCMDQDPDEVFDDSHGFVSLNASLDEVEKVLVKLEKAIDELHSQSVSSSRSGEKVSSPVVSKLIQAFESKVQEDEHETETRDSSDVQSSSNSFMLTKRQIGDLKKLLSKWKLDVQIAGKLFKGERDDRKTGDAKYSDLKDQFEQLKQHCSDLEASNIELAVQYETAKQLLGDIQEKKCLLEEFYDALKQEDTCLKAKNNEFYEKLGYCQSKISELHTEMNDVKQISNDMASTVGSQLENLQKEVTERAMLLEHGWNMTIAPIVELVGKLKESVGGTLCTTVSSDAHGNSDISHQLEVSVNAAAEMIFDLRKKLEASYSEHEIVCTSYKEMNSKCDDLLGRNELALSLLHKMYSDLRKLVHGNGGTMDEDKIDLQSEALPDLLNYNSYQPILKHLGNILAEKLELESVTKEIKSELMHRETEMEELKMKCLGLDSVSKLIEDVAGMLNADISKIDINKSPLSCLDSLVSSLVQKTREAEIQYHTTKEGYGSKEMELAELKEKMHYLDTLCLENENEILVLKGSLHQAEEALTVARSELHKKANELEHSEQRVCSIREKLSIAVAKGKGLVVQRDGLKQSLAETSSELERCLQELQLKDTRLHEVETKLKTYAEAGERVEALESELSYIRNSSNALRESFLLKDSMLQRIEEILEDLDLPEQFHSRDIIEKIDWLASSVSGNSLPMNDWEQKEAVGGGSYSDAGYVVTDSWKDDSQLQPDSDDFRKKIEELQSKYYGLAEQNEMLEQSLMERNSLVQRWEELVNRVEMPSHLQSMETEDKIECIGSALTEANHHIDSMQLKIEKYDSYCGLLNADLQESQRTVSALQEDLSALTSEREHLSEKMESLVYEYEKLSLQTREAELENGKLHDEITSLKDKLEHKTAIEEQIFTIDYKIRKLRDLIGDALSESETENMVFGSANIDSLEELLGKLVEKLNMERKLSAQTREAELENQKLQTEISSLKDKLEQKAAIEEQIFTIDGKIRKLQDLVGDALSESETENLVSCSANIDSLEELLRKLIENHAKLSSMKPAYGVVGDGLHSQKGDATVHEERSIDVHDEEAADMDRYKRDLEESLNELIHVKEERNRSLEKQISLSGEVEALTKRIEELQGLLNQEEQKSASFSEKLSGEVETLTKRNEELQGLLSQEEQKSASVREKLSGEVETLAKRIEELQGLLNQEEQKSASVREKLNVAVRKGKSLVQQRDSLKQTIEEMTVEMEHLKSEIYNRENTLAEHEQKLRLLSTYPDRLEALESDSLLLKKHLEETEHHLQEHEYSLKLILNKLDEIEVGGEGHISDPVKKLEWVGKLCSDLHSAVASLEQESRKSKRASELLLAELNEVQERNDSFQEELAKVNAELVDLRRERDSAEAAKLEMFAHLEKLSALHEEGKKSHFSDIMELKSSLNQVCKSFDEVQNLLSNAFFLDLESYRKVEASLESCMKGNNDKNVVDSSVTKERDGILHWSSANKKSSVSADPWSDFDRIDHYDDNTIVEISRLFGHQLQELMLEVSSLKERINMHSSLTQEQDKTLSKLMASIQREMTSQKESCETMKKQVSERDGELIALRGNVACLYDACINFVIVLENEKAELVGRKVESADLGINLETPSFDDGISEECIKTLTDRLLLAAKGFASIRTEFLDANLKEMKATITNFQRELQEKDVQRDRICSELVKQIKDAEAAANSYSQDLQAFRLQEHNLKKEVEAIEAERKILENRVNELQDRQETAAELEEKKRSQTDLLAAKDQEIEALMHALDEEETQMEELTNKIVDFEMVVQQKNQEIENLESSRGKVMKKLSITVSKFDELHHLSASLLSEVEKLQSQLQERDTEISFLRQEVTRCTNDVLLASQMSNQSSDEIFEFLMWVDTIVSHDGVHDIYPDMKSNSKVHECKEILHKKLTSLLSELENLREVAESKDAMLQIERSKVEELSHKTVTLETSLHEKELQLNLLEGVEDTGKGAGTSSEIVEVKPAMNDWSPSGAFVTPQVRSLRKGNSDHVAIAVDVDPGSTSRIEDEEDDKVHGFKSLTTSTIVPRFTRPLTDLIDGLWVSCDRTLMRQPVLRLGIIIYWAIMHALLAFFVV; encoded by the exons ATGAAGAAATCTTATCAAAGCACTGATGCTGTGATTGATGGTCAAAAGCAGCTTCCTTTGTCTGAGGTTGGTGAGAGTGACCAGTATCTTTCAGGAATTGCTTTGGACAAGACTAGAGTTGAGGAGGCATCTCATGAAGCTGAGCAACTAGGCAAGTCAATTGAATTACTCTCCTCTCACGAGCTGCCAAGGGGAACTAATGAGTTTGATCCAGCCAGACCATTGGATGTCTCCTATGTTTATGATGCAAACTCAATTAATCTCTTGCAGCTGGGTGAAATTATAAAGGGGCTTAATGAAGAAGAGTGTCGGTTTCTGCTCGAGGCAAGAGGAGCAGTCTCTGATTTGAATCCTTTAGCCAGTAGTTCAGTTCTATCAGACAATGACATTTCAGAAGCATTTCAGAGTCTCAAAGAAGAATTGTTCATTgcaaacttaatgaaaaatatatttaacactCAACTAGCTGAACAACTGGAGTTTGATGATCAGCGTCGCCAGTTGGTTGATGAAATATCTCAGCTCCGTGCTTCTCATAATCAAGTTAATGAGAAGAATCAACAACTTACTGAAGAACTTGCTAATTGCCGTGTTGAACTACATGATATTTCTAGCAAGAATGTAGAActacaaaatcaatttaatgcTGCCATGGCTGAGGTGGAAGCTCTTTCTGCCAGAGTGGTTGATCTGCAGAATAGTTTTGACGTGTCCCAAAAAGATTCATTGGAATTGTCCACAGAGTTGGCTGACTGCAGAGACTTGATCTCAAGTTTACAGGTGGAAAAGAAGGACATGAATGAAACACTTGATTTGACGATTGCTGAGAAAAATGAACTTGTGGAGGAGAAGGAATTTCATCTATGTGAAAGTAAGAATCTGGCAACTGAATTAGCTGACTTCAAGAGATTGATGGAAGGAGTAAAAGTTGAGAATTCCAACTTAATTGACAGGATCTCTTTGGTGACTGAAGAGAGGAATaagattgaagcagaaattgAGCATCTCAGACATGAGATCGATAGGCTGTCATTAGATTtggttgaaaataaagattttgtgGCAAGTCTACAGTCAGAAAATTCCAACTTAAATGGTAACCTTGCATTGTCAGCTGATAAGATTAAAAATCTCgaagatgaaaatcaaagacTCTCTTCTCAAATCATTGTCCTAAATGAGCAATTGTCTACAGAAAAGGGGGAACAAATGAGGTTTGAAGGTGACCTTAAAGAAGCCGCAGAGCGCCTGGAACAAATTTCCAAGGAAAATGTGTTTCTCAATGACACTTTGAATAGGCACAAGGCCAAGATAGAAGAAATTGGAAAGGAGCGCAGCCAACTGGTATCTCAATCTAGGGACCTTGGAAATCAAGTTCATGTTGCACGTGAGCATGAAATTGCTATTATTGAAGATTCTCTGTGTATGGATCAGGATCCAGATGAAGTCTTTGATGATTCTCATGGGTTTGTTTCATTGAATGCTTCCTTGGATGAGGTGGAGAAAGTTCTGGTGAAGCTTGAAAAGGCAATCGATGAGTTGCATTCTCAATCAGTATCCTCCAGCAGGTCCGGTGAAAAAGTTTCTTCGCCTGTGGTATCAAAATTGATACAGGCTTTTGAATCAAAAGTACAAGAAGATGAGCATGAGACAGAAACAAGGGATTCCAGTGATGTTCAGTCATCATCAAACTCATTTATGTTAACCAAAAGGCAAATTGGAGATTTGAAAAAATTGCTTTCGAAGTGGAAGCTGGATGTTCAGATTGCGGGTAAATTATTCAAGGGGGAGCGAGATGATCGGAAAACTGGTGATGCGAAGTACAGTGATCTCAAGGACCAGTTTGAACAATTGAAGCAACATTGCTCGGATTTGGAAGCATCCAACATTGAACTTGCAGTTCAATATGAAACTGCAAAGCAACTTCTGGGTGATATTCAAGAAAAGAAATGCCTGCTTGAGGAATTCTATGATGCTTTAAAGCAAGAAGATACCTGTCTCAAagctaaaaataatgaattttatgaGAAGCTTGGCTACTGTCAGTCCAAAATTAGTGAATTGCATACTGAAATGAATGATGTgaaacaaatttcaaatgatATGGCTTCTACTGTTGGCAGTCAACTGGAAAATTTGCAGAAGGAGGTGACAGAGAGGGCAATGCTACTTGAGCATGGCTGGAATATGACTATTGCCCCGATTGTTGAGTTAGTTGGGAAGCTGAAAGAATCAGTTGGTGGAACTTTGTGCACAACTGTTTCTTCTGATGCTCATGGCAACTCGGATATCAGTCATCAGTTAGAAGTTTCAGTTAATGCAGCTGCTGAAATGATTTTTGATCTGCGGAAGAAACTTGAAGCTTCTTATTCGGAACATGAAATAGTGTGCACATCATATAAAGAAATGAATTCAAAATGTGATGATCTGCTTGGGAGGAATGAATTGGCTCTTAGTCTATTGCATAAGATGTACAGTGACCTGAGGAAACTTGTGCATGGTAATGGTGGCACTATGGATGAAGATAAGATAGATTTACAAAGTGAAGCGCTGCCTGATCTTCTGAACTATAATAGCTATCAGCCCATCTTGAAACATCTTGGGAATATATTGGCCGAGAAGCTGGAACTTGAGTCTGTTACCAAGGAGATTAAGTCAGAATTGATGCACAGGGAAACAGAAATGGAAGAATTGAAGATGAAGTGCCTTGGTTTAGATTCTGTTAGTAAGCTAATAGAAGATGTGGCGGGCATGCTGAATGCGGACATTTCAAAGATCGATATAAATAAATCACCCCTTTCTTGCTTAGATTCATTAGTCTCTAGTCTTGTACAGAAAACCAGAGAGGCTGAAATCCAGTATCACACAACTAAAGAAGGATATGGATCTAAGGAGATGGAATTGGCtgaattgaaggaaaaaatgCATTATCTAGACACACTTTGTCttgagaatgaaaatgaaatcctTGTTCTGAAGGGAAGCTTACATCAGGCTGAGGAAGCTCTTACTGTTGCTCGTTCTGAATTGCACAAGAAAGCAAATGAACTTGAGCATTCAGAACAGCGGGTGTGCTCCATTCGGGAGAAACTTAGCATAGCTGTTGCCAAGGGGAAAGGGTTGGTTGTACAGCGAGATGGCCTCAAGCAATCCTTGGCAGAGACATCCAGTGAATTGGAGAGATGCTTGCAAGAGTTACAGTTGAAAGATACAAGGCTTCACGAGGTTGAAACGAAACTTAAGACATATGCAGAGGCTGGTGAACGTGTTGAAGCTCTGGAATCTGAGCTTTCTTATATCCGTAATTCATCTAATGCTTTGAGAGAGTCATTTCTTCTTAAAGATTCAATGCTTCAGAGGATAGAGGAAATATTGGAAGACCTAGATCTGCCAGAGCAGTTTCATTCCAGAGATATAATTGAAAAGATTGATTGGTTGGCTAGTTCAGTTTCGGGAAACTCATTGCCAATGAATGATTGGGAACAGAAGGAAGCTGTGGGAGGAGGCTCATACTCTGATGCTGGTTATGTTGTCACGGATTCATGGAAAGATGATAGTCAGCTACAACCAGATTCagatgattttagaaaaaaaattgaggagtTGCAGAGTAAGTATTATGGGTTGGCTGAGCAAAATGAAATGCTGGAGCAATCATTGATGGAAAGAAACAGCTTAGTTCAGAGATGGGAAGAGCTTGTAAATAGGGTTGAAATGCCTTCACATTTGCAGTCTATGGAGACGGAGGATAAGATTGAATGTATAGGTAGTGCGCTTACTGAGGCTAATCATCATATAGATTCAATGCAGCTGAAGATTGAAAAATATGATAGCTATTGTGGATTGCTAAATGCCGATCTGCAAGAGTCTCAAAGGACAGTGTCTGCTCTTCAAGAAGACCTTAGTGCTCTTACATCTGAAAGAGAGCACCTTTCTGAGAAAATGGAGTCTTTGGTGTATGAGTATGAGAAACTATCATTGCAGACAAGGGAGGCTGAACTTGAGAATGGAAagctgcatgatgaaataactAGTTTGAAGGATAAATTGGAACACAAAACTGCAATTGAAGAACAAATTTTCACTATTGATTACAAGATCAGAAAGTTGCGAGACTTAATTGGTGATGCCTTGTCGGAATCTGAAACAGAAAATATGGTTTTCGGTAGTGCAAATATTGATTCCTTGGAAGAATTGCTGGGAAAGCTTGTAGAAAAGCTGAACATGGAAAGGAAACTATCAGCACAGACAAGAGAAGCTGAACTTGAGAATCAAAAGTTGCAAACTGAAATTTCTAGTTTGAAGGATAAATTGGAACAGAAAGCTGCAATTGAAGAACAAATTTTCACCATTGATGGTAAAATCAGAAAATTGCAAGACTTAGTTGGTGATGCCTTGTCAGAATCTGAAACAGAAAATTTGGTTTCTTGTAGTGCAAATATTGATTCCTTGGAAGAATTGCTGAGAAAGCTTATAGAAAATCATGCAAAGCTTTCATCAATGAAACCTGCATATGGGGTTGTAGGTGATGGACTCCATTCTCAAAAGGGTGATGCTACAGTTCATGAGGAAAGAAGTATAGATGTACATGATGAGGAGGCAGCAGATATGGATAGATATAAAAGAGATCTGGAGGAGTCTTTAAATGAATTGATACATGTGAAGGAGGAGAGAAATAGATCTTTGGAAAAGCAAATATCTTTATCAGGTGAAGTTGAAGCTCTGACTAAAAGAATTGAGGAATTGCAAGGGCTTCTTAATCAGGAGGAGCAGAAATCAGCTTCTTTTAGTGAGAAATTATCAGGTGAAGTTGAAACTCTGACTAAAAGAAATGAGGAATTGCAAGGGCTTCTTAGTCAGGAGGAGCAGAAATCAGCTTCTGTTAGAGAGAAGTTATCAGGTGAAGTTGAAACTCTGGCTAAAAGAATTGAGGAATTGCAAGGGCTTCTTAATCAGGAGGAGCAGAAATCAGCTTCTGTTAGGGAGAAGTTAAATGTTGCAGTCAGGAAAGGGAAGTCATTGGTGCAACAACGAGACAGTCTAAAGCAAACCATTGAAGAGATGACTGTTGAGATGGAGCACTTGAAATCTGAGATATACAACCGGGAAAACACTCTTGCAGAGCATGAACAGAAGTTGAGACTGTTGTCAACCTACCCAGATAGGTTAGAAGCTCTTGAATCTGACAGTTTGCTTCTGAAGAAACATTTGGAAGAAACTGAGCACCATTTGCAGGAGCATGAATATTCTCTGAAACTGATTTTGAATAAGTTAGATGAAATTGAGGTTGGTGGTGAAGGTCATATAAGTGATCCAGTGAAGAAATTGGAATGGGTTGGGAAGTTATGCTCTGATCTACATAGTGCTGTGGCATCTTTAGAACAAGAATCCAGGAAGTCTAAAAGAGCATCAGAACTACTCTTGGCAGAGTTAAATGAGGTTCAAGAAAGGAATGATAGTTTTCAGGAGGAGCTCGCAAAGGTGAATGCTGAACTTGTGGATCTCAGAAGAGAAAGGGATTCAGCTGAGGCTGCCAAACTGGAAATGTTTGCACATCTTGAAAAATTATCAGCCTTGCATGAGGAGGGAAAAAAGAGCCATTTTTCTGACATCATGGAATTAAAATCTAGTTTGAACCAAGTCTGCAAAAGCTTTGATGAGGTTCAGAATTTACTGTCTAATGCTTTTTTCTTGGATTTGGAATCTTATCGGAAAGTTGAGGCTAGTCTCGAGTCATGTATGAAAGGAAACAATGATAAAAATGTGGTGGATTCATCTGTCACCAAAGAACGTGATGGCATTTTACACTGGTCATCTGCTAATAAG AAGAGCTCTGTGTCTGCAGATCCTTGGTCAGATTTTGACAGAATTGACCACTATGATGATAATACTATTGTTGAAATTTCTCGTCTATTTGGGCATCAACTGCAAGAGCTCATGTTGGAGGTCAGTTCTCTTAAGGAAAGAATAAACATGCACTCAAGTTTGACACAGGAACAAGACAAAACTCTATCTAAACTAATGGCAAGTATTCAAAGGGAAATGACTTCCCAAAAAGAGTCGTGTGAAACCATGAAGAAACAAGTAAGTGAGCGAGATGGGGAACTTATTGCATTACGTGGGAACGTTGCCTGCCTTTATGATGCATGCATTAATTTTGTCATTGtacttgaaaatgaaaaagctGAACTGGTTGGAAGGAAGGTTGAATCTGCAGATCTAGGAATTAACTTGGAAACACCTTCATTTGATGATGGCATATCTGAGGAATGCATTAAAACCCTGACAGATAGACTGCTGTTGGCTGCAAAAGGTTTTGCTAGTATAAGAACTGAATTTTTAGATGCCAATCTAAAGGAAATGAAGGCTACTATAACAAATTTTCAGAGAGAGCTTCAGGAGaaggatgttcaaagagataGGATTTGCTCAGAACTGGTAAAACAGATCAAGGATGCTGAAGCTGCTGCAAACAGTTACTCTCAAGATCTTCAAGCTTTTAGGCTTCAAGAACATAATCTAAAGAAAGAGGTGGAAGCAATTGAGGCAGAAAGGAAGATACTGGAAAATAGAGTGAATGAACTGCAGGATAGACAAGAAACTGCAGCTGAATTAGAGGAGAAAAAGAGATCTCAAACTGATTTACTGGCTGCCAAAGATCAAG AAATCGAAGCACTAATGCATGCACTTGATGAGGAAGAAACGCAGATGGAAGAGTTGACAAATAAGATTGTGGATTTTGAAATGGTtgttcaacaaaagaatcaaGAGATTGAGAACCTTGAATCTTCTCGTGGTAAGGTTATGAAAAAGCTTTCCATAACTGTTAGCAAGTTTGATGAGCTTCACCACCTGTCTGCAAGTCTCCTTTCTGAAGTTGAAAAGCTCCAATCCCAGTTGCAAGAAAGAGATACTGAAATTTCTTTCTTGAGGCAAGAGGTTACTAGATGCACTAATGATGTTCTTCTTGCATCACAAATGAGCAACCAGAGTTCTGATGAGATCTTTGAGTTCTTGATGTGGGTTGACACAATTGTGTCTCATGATGGGGTGCATGATATATATCCTGATATGAAGAGCAACAGTAAGGTTCATGAATGCAAAGAAATACTTCATAAGAAGCTTACGTCTTTATTGTCAGAATTGGAGAATCTAAGGGAAGTTGCAGAAAGCAAGGATGCAATGTTGCAAATAGAAAGGAGCAAGGTAGAAGAACTGAGCCACAAAACAGTAACTCTTGAGACATCCTTACATGAGAaagaattgcaattgaatttgcTTGAAGGTGTGGAAGACACTGGAAAGGGAGCTGGCACAAGCTCAGAAATTGTGGAGGTAAAACCAGCG atgaaTGATTGGTCGCCATCTGGTGCTTTTGTAACACCTCAAGTTCGCAGTTTGCGCAAAGGCAATAGTGATCATGTTGCCATTGCTGTAGATGTAGACCCTGGTAGTACTAGTAGGATAGAAGATGAAGAGGACGACAAAG TCCATGGTTTCAAATCCCTCACAACATCCACAATTGTCCCAAGATTTACTAGACCTTTGACTGACTTGATTGATGGCTTGTG GGTTTCTTGTGATCGGACTCTAATGAGACAACCCGTCTTACGGCTTGGAATTATAATTTATTGGGCCATAATGCACGCACTCCttgcattttttgttgtttga